A single region of the Gilliamella apis genome encodes:
- a CDS encoding PRKR-interacting protein 1 has translation MYSPVYANNIVLVNLSRSKFVFDPYAAIFAVVLLFVLWQVFKIWSTWKVKQWEKEEQQQKLQKKVERDRLFAESRARMRLKKQLTKQKSRKKKTPEK, from the coding sequence ATGTACTCACCTGTATATGCTAATAATATTGTATTAGTTAATCTATCTAGATCTAAATTTGTCTTTGACCCGTATGCAGCAATATTTGCGGTAGTTTTACTTTTTGTTTTATGGCAAGTGTTTAAAATATGGTCAACATGGAAGGTTAAGCAATGGGAAAAAGAAGAACAGCAACAGAAGCTGCAAAAGAAAGTTGAAAGAGATCGATTATTTGCTGAGTCAAGAGCAAGAATGCGCTTAAAAAAACAATTAACTAAACAAAAATCACGAAAGAAAAAAACACCAGAAAAGTAA
- a CDS encoding TonB-dependent receptor domain-containing protein: MNTKFKLATHVLNTSILLSLSGLAMAADDKNTDTMVVTASGFSQQIKEAPATISVITPEEISKKPYRDVTDALKDIPGVTVSGGGDKTDISIRGMDAKYTLLLIDGKKVSTRETRPNGDNSGFEQGWLPPLTAIERIEVVRGPMSSLYGSDAMGGVVNIITKKVSNTWHSGLRVESIMPYRSDEKNTYVGSFSTMGPIIDDILGIQLYGQYSNRHEDKYLGGHAQQKLRSINGKLSLNAFDTQKFDFDFGHALQNSGSTDKKTLEKGRGDINRDNHRNSFGITHNGLFGNVTTTSYISHEENNNLARKMKIRNTDVDSRVTIPFSINMLTIGGKYNYQELHDKGNELTSDITKIDRWSYALFAEDEISIIDNWSITAGLRYNKDENYGSNWNPRVYSVWNINDNFTLKGGYSTGFATPQLRQVVHDWGQSTGGAGKNGKKGVILGEPNLKPEKSDNFEVGFGYTNDYGIDASATAFYTKYKDKTQSYYICNDESKKQRCRVEGSNKKFDFVQKWQNVDKADLKGLELSFKTPLFTDFLLSSNYSWTKTEQKTGENKGRALNRTPKQKFNAQLDWNLTQQLDLWTKMAYYGIEHATKRVREGGETKIKHVVYAGYTFWDVGTSFQINKNAKIYGGVYNLFDKEVTNDDFGKTLEGRRYFIGTEINF; the protein is encoded by the coding sequence ATGAATACGAAGTTTAAGTTGGCTACACATGTCTTAAATACAAGTATTTTATTATCATTATCAGGTTTAGCGATGGCGGCTGATGATAAAAATACTGATACTATGGTGGTGACAGCATCAGGATTTTCACAACAAATTAAAGAGGCTCCTGCAACAATTTCAGTGATCACACCGGAAGAAATTAGCAAAAAGCCTTATCGTGATGTCACCGATGCTCTGAAAGATATTCCTGGTGTTACTGTATCTGGAGGTGGAGATAAGACTGATATTAGTATTCGTGGTATGGATGCTAAATATACTTTATTATTAATTGATGGTAAAAAAGTGAGCACTCGTGAAACTAGACCGAACGGTGATAATTCTGGTTTTGAACAAGGTTGGTTGCCTCCACTAACTGCTATTGAACGTATTGAAGTTGTTCGTGGACCTATGTCATCCTTATATGGATCAGATGCTATGGGTGGGGTAGTTAATATTATTACTAAAAAGGTCTCAAATACTTGGCATAGTGGGTTACGTGTTGAATCAATTATGCCTTATCGTTCAGATGAGAAAAATACCTATGTAGGAAGTTTTTCAACGATGGGCCCGATTATTGATGATATTCTAGGTATTCAATTATATGGTCAATATTCAAACCGTCATGAAGATAAATATTTAGGCGGTCATGCACAACAAAAACTAAGAAGTATAAATGGAAAGCTATCACTTAATGCTTTTGATACACAAAAATTTGATTTTGATTTTGGTCACGCATTACAAAATTCAGGCTCTACTGATAAAAAAACTTTAGAAAAAGGTAGAGGAGATATTAATCGTGATAATCATCGTAATTCATTTGGGATTACACATAATGGATTATTTGGTAATGTAACAACAACTTCTTATATTTCTCATGAAGAAAATAATAATTTAGCTAGAAAAATGAAAATTCGTAATACTGATGTAGATTCTCGAGTGACGATTCCTTTTAGTATTAATATGCTAACGATAGGGGGTAAATATAATTACCAAGAGCTTCATGATAAAGGTAATGAACTTACTAGTGATATTACTAAAATTGATCGCTGGAGCTATGCATTATTTGCGGAAGATGAAATAAGTATTATCGATAACTGGAGCATAACAGCTGGTTTGCGTTATAACAAAGATGAAAACTATGGTAGCAACTGGAATCCAAGAGTCTATAGTGTCTGGAATATTAATGATAACTTTACCTTAAAGGGTGGTTATTCAACAGGTTTTGCAACACCTCAACTACGTCAAGTTGTACATGATTGGGGGCAATCAACAGGTGGTGCAGGCAAGAATGGTAAAAAAGGGGTAATTCTTGGTGAACCTAATTTAAAACCAGAAAAATCTGATAATTTTGAAGTTGGTTTTGGATATACTAATGATTATGGTATTGATGCTTCTGCAACAGCATTTTATACCAAATATAAAGATAAAACACAAAGTTATTATATTTGTAATGATGAATCAAAAAAGCAACGATGTAGAGTAGAAGGTTCCAACAAAAAATTTGATTTCGTTCAAAAATGGCAGAACGTAGATAAAGCTGATCTTAAAGGTTTAGAATTATCATTTAAAACACCTTTATTTACCGATTTCTTATTAAGCTCTAACTATTCGTGGACTAAAACAGAACAAAAAACTGGTGAAAACAAAGGTAGAGCGCTAAATCGTACTCCTAAACAAAAATTCAATGCTCAGCTTGATTGGAATCTAACTCAGCAATTAGATTTGTGGACGAAAATGGCATATTATGGAATAGAGCATGCAACCAAAAGAGTAAGAGAGGGAGGAGAAACTAAAATTAAACACGTAGTTTATGCAGGTTATACCTTCTGGGATGTTGGTACCTCTTTTCAAATAAATAAAAATGCTAAGATTTATGGCGGTGTTTATAACTTGTTTGACAAAGAAGTGACGAATGATGACTTTGGTAAAACCTTAGAAGGTCGTCGCTATTTTATTGGTACTGAAATTAATTTCTAA
- a CDS encoding ABC transporter substrate-binding protein: protein MNTKKKLLLSSLAALMLGLTGCQSSITVNPDNKQSVVVPKSPNKVVVMNYGALDTLDALGKGSIVTATPLSVLPTYLQQYKNANVIDTGNMKEPNIDAIKQAKPQLIIIDGRQASHTEEFTKIAPVINLSVDAKNYLESTKNHINVLANITGTEETANNLIQSLDAKVNNAQSVAQASNKKAIVAIHNDGKMILINASSSAALIHDVLHVKRAVPLAPQPTNGIGKPKPTFIDNSYISKVKPDIIYVVDRSKAIGQSAMKDDFFNAKVLAKSKTEVVYLTPDLWYLSGGGAESLDRQIDEVINALK from the coding sequence ATGAATACTAAGAAAAAACTATTATTAAGTAGCTTAGCAGCGTTAATGTTAGGTTTGACTGGTTGTCAATCGTCAATTACAGTAAATCCTGATAATAAACAATCAGTTGTTGTACCTAAATCACCAAATAAAGTTGTAGTGATGAATTATGGAGCCTTAGATACATTAGATGCTTTAGGTAAAGGATCAATTGTAACAGCAACACCTCTTTCTGTTCTTCCGACTTATCTGCAACAATATAAAAATGCAAACGTTATTGATACAGGTAATATGAAAGAACCAAATATTGATGCAATCAAACAAGCTAAACCACAATTAATTATCATTGACGGCCGACAAGCAAGCCATACGGAAGAATTCACTAAAATTGCTCCAGTCATTAATTTAAGCGTTGATGCCAAAAACTATCTTGAATCAACCAAAAATCATATCAATGTATTAGCAAATATCACTGGTACTGAAGAAACAGCTAACAATCTGATTCAATCACTAGATGCCAAAGTTAACAATGCACAATCTGTTGCTCAAGCAAGTAATAAAAAAGCAATTGTAGCTATTCATAATGACGGTAAAATGATCCTTATTAATGCAAGCTCTAGCGCAGCATTAATCCATGATGTGTTACATGTAAAACGGGCAGTGCCATTAGCGCCACAACCAACCAATGGTATTGGAAAACCAAAACCAACTTTTATTGATAATAGTTACATTAGTAAAGTCAAACCAGACATTATTTATGTTGTAGACCGCAGTAAAGCAATTGGTCAGTCTGCGATGAAAGATGACTTCTTCAATGCAAAAGTATTAGCGAAAAGCAAAACGGAAGTTGTTTATTTAACACCAGATCTTTGGTATTTATCAGGTGGTGGAGCTGAAAGTTTAGATCGTCAAATTGATGAAGTAATTAATGCATTAAAATAA
- the rimO gene encoding 30S ribosomal protein S12 methylthiotransferase RimO has protein sequence MNTSSPTIGFVSLGCPKNLVDSERILTELRTQGYQVVPSYDNADLVIVNTCGFIDSAVQESLEAIGEALNENGKVIVTGCLGAKEDQIRDVHPKVLEISGPHSYEAVLEHVNKYAPKPSYNPFISLVPEQGVKLTPKHYAYLKISEGCNHSCSFCIIPSLRGEMISRPIGNVLDEAKRLVDGGVKELLVIAQDTSAYGIDIKNRTNFWNGMPLKTDIHTLCEQLSSLGIWVRLHYMYPYPSVDNLIPLMADGKILPYLDVPLQHASPTVLKSMKRPGTIERTLERIHKWRDICPEITLRSTFIVGYPGETEQDFELLLDFLSQAQLDRVGCFPYSPVEGAAANQLADQIPEHIKQERFDRFMQLQQTISTCKLQNKIGKTLSVLIDEVDDEGAIGRSMADAPEIDGVVYLNEEKAVKVGDIVQVNIEHSDEYDLWGTVQQ, from the coding sequence ATGAATACATCATCCCCTACTATTGGATTTGTGAGCCTTGGTTGTCCTAAAAATTTAGTTGACTCTGAGCGAATTTTAACTGAATTACGTACACAGGGTTATCAAGTTGTACCTAGCTACGATAATGCAGATTTAGTAATTGTTAACACCTGTGGTTTTATTGATAGTGCGGTACAAGAATCATTAGAAGCCATTGGCGAAGCGCTAAATGAAAATGGAAAAGTTATTGTGACTGGTTGTCTTGGCGCAAAAGAAGATCAAATCCGTGATGTGCATCCTAAAGTACTTGAAATATCAGGACCACACAGTTATGAAGCTGTTCTTGAACATGTTAATAAATATGCGCCAAAACCTTCCTATAATCCATTTATTAGTTTAGTGCCCGAACAAGGCGTAAAACTAACACCAAAACATTATGCTTATTTGAAAATATCAGAAGGCTGCAACCATAGTTGTTCATTCTGTATTATCCCTTCATTACGTGGCGAAATGATCAGTCGACCGATTGGTAATGTGCTTGATGAAGCAAAACGTTTGGTTGATGGAGGAGTAAAAGAGCTATTAGTTATAGCTCAAGATACATCGGCTTATGGTATTGATATAAAAAACCGAACCAATTTTTGGAATGGTATGCCGTTAAAAACCGATATTCATACCCTTTGTGAACAATTATCTAGTCTTGGTATTTGGGTACGTCTACATTATATGTATCCTTACCCTAGTGTGGATAATTTAATTCCATTAATGGCTGATGGCAAAATCTTACCTTATTTAGATGTACCATTACAACACGCTAGCCCTACAGTATTAAAATCAATGAAGCGACCAGGTACAATTGAAAGAACACTTGAAAGAATTCATAAGTGGCGAGATATTTGTCCAGAAATCACCCTACGTTCAACTTTTATCGTCGGTTATCCAGGTGAAACCGAACAAGATTTTGAATTACTGCTTGATTTTCTTTCTCAAGCACAGTTAGATCGTGTCGGTTGTTTCCCATATAGCCCAGTTGAAGGTGCTGCAGCTAATCAATTAGCCGACCAAATACCTGAACATATAAAACAAGAACGCTTCGATCGTTTTATGCAATTACAACAGACAATTTCAACCTGTAAGCTACAAAACAAAATTGGTAAAACATTGTCTGTGCTTATCGATGAAGTGGATGATGAAGGTGCAATTGGACGGAGTATGGCTGATGCACCAGAAATAGATGGCGTTGTCTATCTAAATGAAGAAAAAGCTGTTAAAGTTGGTGATATTGTTCAAGTCAATATTGAACATTCAGATGAATACGATTTATGGGGAACTGTACAACAGTAA
- a CDS encoding MATE family efflux transporter, translating to MKLHYRSEINNLITLAIPVMIAQISQTAITFVDTIMAGNYSKTALSGVAIAVSIWLPTVLFGQGLLTVLTPIISNLNGAAKREQVADHTRQGVVIALILSVIIMLILYHSDKIISLRSSNDNPIDPEMVEVAVSFLRAIMWGVPAFLLFLVYRNQCEGLSNTKPAMVIIFIALLANIPINYILIYGKLGLPAFGGVGCGITAAIIFWLMFILIRLYTLTTASQRDIRKTPLTKLVDFSIIKKIVVLGMPLALAYFFEMSLFAVVALLIAPLGQITVAAHQIIFTISSLTFAIPLSLGVATSIRVGYLLGKGKPSLAKQTAFISLLISLVIAVIVALILVVFRTPIITIFTKEAAVIAICLQLIILLAIYQASDYLQVVASNVLRGYKDTKSIFFITLLSYWVVGLPVGYILGLTDLVMQPIGAAGFWIGIILGLAVAAFLLIARMVYLQKQPTEIILKRASR from the coding sequence ATGAAATTACATTATCGAAGTGAAATTAATAATTTAATCACCTTAGCTATTCCTGTCATGATTGCCCAAATATCACAAACAGCAATAACGTTTGTTGATACAATTATGGCTGGCAATTACAGTAAAACAGCCTTATCAGGTGTTGCTATTGCGGTATCCATTTGGTTACCTACAGTTTTATTTGGTCAAGGGCTATTGACTGTATTAACCCCTATTATATCAAACTTAAATGGTGCAGCTAAACGTGAGCAAGTTGCCGATCATACACGGCAAGGTGTGGTGATCGCATTAATTTTATCGGTGATCATAATGTTAATTCTCTATCATTCAGATAAAATAATTAGTTTAAGAAGCTCTAATGATAACCCGATTGATCCAGAAATGGTCGAAGTTGCCGTCTCTTTTTTACGTGCAATTATGTGGGGAGTACCTGCATTTCTACTATTTTTAGTTTACCGCAATCAATGTGAAGGTTTATCTAACACAAAACCTGCCATGGTGATTATATTCATTGCTTTACTAGCTAATATTCCAATTAACTATATTTTGATTTATGGCAAATTAGGCTTACCTGCGTTTGGTGGTGTTGGTTGTGGCATTACTGCAGCAATAATTTTCTGGTTAATGTTCATTTTAATCCGTTTATATACTTTAACTACTGCTAGCCAACGAGATATTCGTAAAACACCATTAACAAAGCTTGTTGACTTTTCCATTATCAAAAAAATAGTGGTTTTAGGAATGCCTCTAGCCCTTGCTTACTTTTTTGAAATGAGCTTATTTGCTGTCGTTGCTTTACTTATTGCCCCTCTCGGACAAATAACGGTGGCTGCACATCAAATTATTTTTACCATTAGTAGCTTAACATTTGCAATTCCATTATCTCTTGGTGTGGCAACCAGTATTCGCGTCGGTTATCTGTTAGGAAAAGGAAAACCAAGTTTAGCTAAACAAACAGCTTTCATCAGTTTGCTCATATCGTTAGTCATTGCTGTTATTGTAGCACTAATTTTAGTGGTATTTAGAACACCTATTATTACAATATTTACTAAGGAGGCTGCGGTTATAGCTATTTGTCTACAACTCATCATCCTATTAGCTATTTACCAAGCTTCAGATTATTTACAAGTAGTGGCAAGTAATGTATTACGTGGTTACAAAGATACAAAAAGCATCTTTTTTATTACTTTATTGTCTTATTGGGTTGTTGGATTACCAGTTGGTTATATTCTAGGCTTAACAGATCTGGTAATGCAGCCAATTGGTGCTGCTGGATTTTGGATAGGGATTATATTAGGACTTGCTGTTGCTGCATTTCTGTTAATTGCGAGAATGGTTTATCTACAAAAGCAACCAACAGAAATAATATTAAAACGAGCATCCAGATAA
- a CDS encoding phosphoethanolamine transferase has translation MFKNNLFISHLVCIFLSVLLVYLLGYPQRFDRILLTYFSLIFFARFTFFRYLFGLLFIIAALYFPIGFYYGSPNVAVISAISETDIDEIQEFCTQLPFYCYLIPLILIIIFVIVFRKIKFPKIKNYYIIAVALLICLYRPIKAIIKYQPNTVTSVTSTILDNFKYPIFEFAIDLYESANIYLTEKQEQLNQIQKTNTIPIVSVDPKHKTYVIIIGESVRKDYMSAYGFKYDNTPFTKENASIIWDGLIAPASNTQSSIPHLISQSSYLDNDEVSAQLNNNIITIANDAGFETYWLSNQGKLGRMEITVPRITAYAKNIFYTKKGEYNGKSSRGKYDTLLLPQLDSLLSEKQDKPRLIVMHLIGSHPHFCKRLQFEPQFDLNNKNLSCYTSSIKETDDFIKSAINILKKHNQDYSVVYFADHGLSHTEKYQDLRHNWEYQNSYQVPLIFFNSPQTAQIKINKQISGYQFVYLLSHWMGIKLNVQSDYMHYNLIDIPEQKDIQIKDWRNKLYPFDNLKKDPNPFND, from the coding sequence ATGTTCAAAAATAATTTATTTATATCACATCTTGTCTGCATTTTCCTTTCCGTATTATTAGTTTATTTATTAGGTTATCCTCAAAGATTTGATAGAATACTCCTTACTTATTTTTCACTAATTTTTTTTGCTAGATTTACATTTTTTCGTTATTTATTTGGACTATTATTTATTATAGCCGCACTTTATTTCCCAATTGGATTTTATTATGGCTCACCAAATGTTGCCGTCATTAGTGCTATTTCTGAAACTGACATTGATGAAATTCAAGAGTTCTGTACGCAATTACCATTCTATTGCTATTTAATTCCATTAATCTTAATCATAATTTTTGTAATTGTTTTCAGAAAGATAAAGTTTCCTAAAATAAAAAATTACTACATTATAGCTGTTGCATTATTAATCTGTTTATATCGACCAATTAAAGCTATTATCAAATATCAACCCAACACAGTTACTTCGGTCACCTCAACAATCTTAGATAATTTTAAATATCCAATTTTTGAATTTGCTATTGATTTATACGAAAGTGCTAATATTTATTTAACAGAGAAACAAGAACAACTTAATCAAATTCAAAAAACTAATACAATACCGATAGTTTCAGTTGATCCTAAGCATAAAACCTACGTTATTATCATTGGTGAAAGTGTTCGTAAAGATTATATGAGTGCTTATGGATTCAAATATGATAATACACCTTTTACTAAAGAAAATGCTTCAATAATTTGGGATGGATTAATTGCCCCAGCATCGAATACCCAATCATCAATACCACATTTAATTAGTCAATCTAGTTATTTAGATAATGATGAAGTCAGTGCTCAACTAAATAATAACATTATCACTATTGCTAATGATGCTGGATTCGAGACTTACTGGTTATCTAATCAAGGTAAATTAGGGCGAATGGAAATAACCGTACCTCGGATTACTGCTTATGCTAAGAATATTTTCTATACTAAAAAAGGAGAATATAATGGTAAATCCTCGCGTGGCAAATACGATACTTTACTTTTACCACAATTAGATTCTTTATTATCTGAAAAACAAGATAAACCTAGACTCATTGTTATGCATTTAATTGGTTCTCACCCACATTTCTGTAAGAGATTACAATTTGAGCCCCAATTCGATCTCAATAATAAAAATTTATCTTGCTATACCAGCAGTATTAAAGAAACTGATGATTTTATTAAATCTGCTATAAATATCTTAAAAAAGCATAATCAAGATTATTCTGTAGTATACTTTGCAGACCATGGCCTATCTCATACGGAAAAATATCAAGATTTACGACATAACTGGGAATACCAAAATAGCTATCAAGTTCCATTGATATTTTTTAATTCGCCACAAACAGCTCAAATAAAGATAAATAAACAGATCTCTGGTTATCAATTTGTTTATTTATTAAGCCATTGGATGGGGATTAAATTGAATGTCCAAAGCGATTATATGCACTACAATTTAATTGATATACCAGAACAAAAAGACATTCAAATTAAAGATTGGAGAAATAAGTTATATCCATTTGATAATCTTAAAAAAGATCCAAATCCATTTAATGATTAA